One Bdellovibrio bacteriovorus str. Tiberius DNA segment encodes these proteins:
- a CDS encoding sensor histidine kinase: MRTLKAGFLLIGPWDARLQELGAHIATDLNQAWHWIQDSTYDVVALSITLILGKKFPEFYEEVKRAHPATQFIAVVPADFSANQLALLHEEFTFLRVMESFQDPDLETHLFSALEEANQRKQDENLALLIREQTAQLKRLQIELEERVQKRTKFLTEARRKLFLTNSRIEGFKRALMAVHEASSVVEIEQLLNDSLAATVQTSWIRLFFHPQDELFSKQVQSQLSFTQFQVPLFRHHEKVGSIFFLRAPDHPFSKDESDFLTRVAEAVALALDRIQKLKESESMKEQWEATFNSMSDPVVLIDTNYDIIQSNKALNERLENKEETSRKCYKVLYNREEPCPGCQRGSNFRVQSRSAARTFEVYSQSLVLDSEKPPVFVNLYHDVTQQLKMERQILESAKMAELGTIGSSIAHELNNPLGGILSFTQLIKMDMDPKHPLYPDVVEMEAGVQRCKEIVQNLLGFTRDPNADREGVLSLKEVCLRALKIVELQTKSQGIEVKLHFPADDIVIRGHLNMLAQALKNILQISIDRVTDRIRHNKDFKALMDIEILTTESGPEILIHDNGTPEKSTSMPLGLGLSVASQILRDHEAKLEILPDKTTGNSVRISFNPTHTP; the protein is encoded by the coding sequence ATGCGGACTTTGAAAGCCGGTTTCCTGCTTATTGGTCCCTGGGATGCGCGCCTGCAAGAGCTGGGCGCCCACATCGCCACGGACTTAAATCAGGCCTGGCACTGGATTCAGGATTCCACCTATGATGTGGTGGCTTTGTCCATCACTCTGATTCTGGGCAAAAAATTCCCCGAGTTTTATGAAGAGGTCAAACGCGCCCACCCGGCAACACAGTTTATCGCCGTGGTCCCGGCGGATTTTTCCGCAAACCAACTGGCGCTTTTGCATGAGGAATTCACTTTCCTGCGTGTGATGGAAAGCTTTCAGGATCCGGATCTGGAAACCCATTTGTTTTCCGCCCTGGAAGAGGCCAATCAGCGCAAGCAGGATGAAAACCTTGCCTTGTTGATTCGTGAACAGACGGCCCAGCTAAAGCGCCTGCAAATCGAACTGGAAGAACGGGTTCAGAAAAGAACCAAGTTCCTGACCGAAGCCCGCCGCAAACTTTTCCTGACCAATTCGCGCATTGAAGGTTTCAAACGTGCGCTGATGGCCGTGCATGAAGCCAGTTCGGTTGTTGAAATCGAGCAGCTGCTGAATGATTCCCTGGCGGCAACGGTTCAGACTTCGTGGATTCGTCTGTTCTTCCACCCACAGGACGAACTTTTCTCCAAACAGGTGCAAAGCCAGCTAAGCTTCACCCAGTTCCAGGTGCCTTTGTTCCGTCATCATGAAAAAGTCGGCTCGATTTTCTTTTTGCGTGCTCCGGACCATCCATTTTCCAAGGATGAAAGCGACTTTTTGACCCGCGTGGCAGAAGCTGTCGCCCTGGCCCTGGATCGTATTCAAAAACTGAAAGAATCCGAATCCATGAAAGAACAGTGGGAAGCGACATTCAATTCAATGTCCGACCCGGTTGTTCTGATCGATACGAATTACGACATCATTCAGTCCAACAAAGCCCTGAATGAACGACTGGAAAACAAAGAGGAAACCTCGCGCAAGTGCTACAAGGTTTTGTACAACCGCGAAGAGCCCTGCCCGGGTTGCCAGCGGGGTTCAAACTTCCGTGTGCAGTCGCGCAGTGCCGCGCGCACCTTTGAGGTTTATTCTCAAAGCCTGGTGCTGGATTCTGAAAAGCCGCCGGTGTTCGTGAATCTTTATCACGACGTCACCCAGCAGCTGAAAATGGAACGTCAGATTCTGGAATCTGCCAAAATGGCCGAACTGGGTACAATCGGATCCAGCATCGCCCATGAACTGAATAATCCACTGGGCGGGATCCTGTCCTTTACTCAGCTGATTAAAATGGACATGGACCCAAAGCATCCGCTTTATCCGGATGTCGTGGAAATGGAAGCTGGCGTTCAACGCTGCAAAGAAATCGTGCAAAACCTGCTGGGCTTCACCCGTGATCCCAACGCCGACCGCGAAGGGGTGCTCAGCCTGAAAGAAGTCTGCCTGCGCGCCTTAAAAATCGTCGAGCTACAGACCAAATCCCAGGGCATTGAGGTCAAACTGCACTTCCCGGCGGATGATATCGTCATTCGTGGGCATTTGAACATGCTGGCCCAGGCCCTGAAGAACATCCTGCAGATCTCCATTGACCGGGTCACCGACCGCATCCGTCACAACAAGGACTTTAAAGCCCTGATGGACATTGAAATCCTGACGACCGAAAGCGGCCCCGAAATCCTGATTCACGATAATGGAACACCTGAAAAAAGCACGTCCATGCCGTTGGGTTTGGGACTTTCCGTCGCGTCACAAATCCTGCGCGATCACGAGGCTAAACTCGAAATTCTGCCTGACAAAACCACCGGAAACAGTGTTAGGATTTCCTTCAATCCAACACACACGCCCTAG
- a CDS encoding ATP-binding protein: protein MKFKMNRTLTLLLFSAGVVATLTVFILKFLALKEYRETIALYEKTEALISLVQAVEKSTLDLETGQRGYVLTQNEQFLKPYMDANDAIEKEFETLEKSAPQTLKVRPEYQALSELVRKKIEISEEVINKVRVGKLSAAIALVKSGEGKDVMDRLREAVNTVITNERARVLALKKESEITAQRNQLWQALGTGMAFVLIIVAFFMTEYEGRQRRKLEKQLVHARNEALQASQMKSSFLANMSHEIRTPMNGILGMTEVLLDQNPESGIKKKIQIIRESALNLLSLINGILDLSKIESGKLELEESYFEPRKLIQEVINTVDYSAKSKGLELHASVSEQTPAAFSGDVLRLRQILINLLGNAIKFSSEGTVSLALNSFRSDQSRTMLQIQVKDQGLGMDEATLAKIFSPFEQADKSTTRKFGGTGLGLSITKQLVELMNGKIEVESRPGEGSTFWVTLPLEAINVMPENQRPSESQNYASSEAPLKILVAEDNMTNQEVVKVMLNRLGHKFDIVNNGKEALEKTIATTYDIILMDCHMPVMDGYEAAQKITERFPQWCQGPAVIAVTANAIRGDKEACLAAGMCDYLSKPLTLAELDEKLGLWSRRLKYAATQVVDPKAMENLRQISPDMAPELMKQILQAWGKDAPAYVLAMIEAEKRGDLKDLADRAHYLKSSCVNAGLRAMGQLCSEIEKQARADTKEELRYLILQLRSEYKMACTHLWRSEMLAVPQQGITS, encoded by the coding sequence TTGAAATTTAAAATGAATCGCACCCTGACACTGTTGCTGTTCTCGGCTGGTGTTGTGGCCACCCTTACAGTTTTTATCCTGAAGTTCCTGGCTTTGAAGGAATATCGCGAAACCATCGCGCTGTATGAAAAAACCGAAGCTCTGATTTCACTGGTTCAGGCCGTTGAAAAATCCACACTGGATCTGGAGACCGGTCAGCGTGGTTACGTACTGACCCAAAACGAACAGTTCCTGAAGCCTTACATGGATGCCAACGATGCGATCGAAAAGGAATTTGAAACCCTTGAAAAAAGCGCACCGCAAACCTTAAAAGTACGCCCGGAATACCAGGCCCTGTCCGAACTGGTTCGCAAAAAAATTGAGATCTCTGAAGAAGTGATCAACAAGGTTCGCGTCGGCAAGCTGAGTGCGGCGATCGCTTTGGTTAAATCCGGCGAAGGCAAGGATGTCATGGATCGACTGCGTGAGGCCGTTAACACGGTCATCACCAATGAACGCGCCCGCGTGCTGGCCCTGAAAAAGGAATCCGAAATCACGGCTCAGCGAAACCAGCTGTGGCAGGCGTTGGGAACCGGCATGGCCTTTGTGCTGATCATTGTCGCCTTCTTCATGACTGAATATGAAGGGCGCCAGCGTCGCAAACTGGAAAAACAGCTGGTCCACGCCCGCAACGAAGCCTTGCAGGCGTCCCAGATGAAATCCAGCTTCCTGGCCAACATGTCCCATGAAATCCGCACACCGATGAACGGTATTCTGGGCATGACCGAAGTGCTTCTGGATCAGAACCCGGAATCCGGCATCAAAAAGAAAATCCAGATCATCCGTGAATCCGCCCTGAATCTGCTGTCGCTGATCAACGGTATTCTGGATCTGTCCAAGATTGAGTCCGGCAAGCTGGAACTGGAAGAAAGCTACTTTGAACCGCGCAAACTGATTCAGGAAGTTATCAATACTGTCGACTATTCCGCAAAATCCAAAGGACTTGAACTGCATGCCTCCGTCAGCGAACAAACACCGGCCGCGTTCTCGGGCGATGTTCTGCGTCTGCGCCAGATTCTGATTAATCTGCTGGGGAATGCCATCAAGTTCAGTTCTGAAGGCACCGTCAGCCTGGCTCTGAATTCCTTCCGCAGTGATCAGTCCCGCACCATGCTGCAGATTCAGGTGAAGGATCAGGGCTTGGGTATGGACGAAGCCACTTTGGCAAAAATCTTCTCTCCGTTTGAACAGGCCGACAAATCCACCACCCGCAAATTTGGTGGCACGGGTCTGGGGCTGTCCATCACCAAACAACTGGTTGAACTGATGAACGGAAAAATCGAAGTGGAAAGCCGTCCTGGCGAAGGTTCCACCTTCTGGGTGACTTTGCCACTGGAAGCGATCAACGTGATGCCGGAAAACCAGCGTCCAAGCGAATCTCAAAATTATGCATCATCTGAAGCCCCGCTGAAGATTCTGGTGGCCGAAGACAACATGACCAATCAGGAAGTTGTCAAAGTGATGCTAAACCGCCTGGGCCACAAGTTTGATATCGTCAACAACGGGAAAGAGGCTTTGGAAAAAACCATTGCCACCACCTATGACATCATTCTGATGGACTGCCACATGCCGGTGATGGACGGTTATGAGGCTGCGCAAAAGATCACGGAACGTTTCCCACAATGGTGTCAGGGGCCTGCCGTTATTGCCGTCACGGCCAACGCCATTCGCGGCGACAAGGAAGCCTGTCTGGCTGCCGGCATGTGTGACTATCTGTCGAAACCTCTGACCCTGGCTGAACTTGATGAAAAATTGGGTTTATGGTCACGTCGCCTGAAATACGCGGCAACTCAGGTGGTTGATCCCAAAGCCATGGAAAATCTGCGCCAAATCAGCCCGGACATGGCGCCAGAGCTGATGAAACAGATTCTGCAGGCTTGGGGCAAAGATGCTCCGGCTTATGTGCTGGCGATGATTGAAGCTGAAAAACGCGGGGATCTGAAAGACCTTGCTGATCGCGCGCACTATCTGAAGTCAAGCTGCGTGAACGCGGGCCTGCGTGCCATGGGTCAGCTGTGCAGCGAAATCGAAAAACAGGCTCGCGCGGACACGAAGGAAGAGCTTCGTTACCTGATTTTACAGCTTCGTTCTGAATACAAAATGGCCTGCACCCATCTGTGGCGTTCAGAAATGCTGGCAGTACCACAACAAGGAATTACTTCATGA
- a CDS encoding response regulator codes for MSLQRISCPTLVIDDNSTDRMIMVAALDTLGFKNILEAEDGSIALGKIENAFDTLHPVQLIFLDWRMPKRDGAAVLQELKRSRKFKSAKVIMTTNVSDENSVKSALKDGVDDYIIKPVTLDLLRKKIEGLGF; via the coding sequence ATGAGTCTGCAACGTATCAGCTGTCCGACCCTGGTGATTGACGACAACAGCACCGACCGCATGATCATGGTGGCGGCGCTGGACACCCTGGGCTTTAAGAATATTCTTGAAGCCGAAGACGGATCCATCGCTTTGGGAAAAATTGAAAATGCTTTCGACACACTTCATCCGGTGCAATTGATCTTTTTGGACTGGCGCATGCCCAAGCGTGACGGGGCTGCGGTTTTGCAGGAGCTGAAACGTTCACGCAAATTCAAATCCGCCAAAGTCATCATGACCACCAACGTGTCCGATGAAAACTCGGTGAAGTCCGCTTTAAAGGACGGCGTGGATGATTACATCATTAAACCCGTCACTTTGGACCTGCTTCGCAAAAAAATCGAAGGCCTGGGCTTCTAA
- a CDS encoding sigma-54-dependent transcriptional regulator: MRSQRVLILDDESSLRTALFRVLDRKGLNVITANKIEEAKVLCQGDSPVDLAIVDLNLPDGDGIEFMTYLKSLTPATEVIILTGHATIESAIRATQKGAFHFVTKPFNLEELMSLIEKALTHKKLQQENQQLRSELNKKYKFDQIIGTSDQIQNVLRMIERVADSDSTVLVTGESGTGKELIARAIHYNSSRAQGPFVPINCGAIPSELLESELFGHMKGAFTGAIANRVGRFEMADGGTIFLDEIGDLEPSLQVKLLRALQERSFEPVGSTKTVSVNVRVIAATNLNLEEAVENGKFREDLFYRLNVIPITVPALRERKSDIPMLLNHFMDIFNKTKGRGLTGITSDALDCLVNYPWPGNIRELENLVERMTILKGQGQVDISDLPLKYKSGKTASTEIGGLEIPDVGMDFNSAVDAYENALILKALEKTGWNRNQAAALLRLNRTTLVEKIKKKGLTPPNEITPT, from the coding sequence ATGCGTAGCCAACGTGTCCTGATATTAGATGACGAGTCCTCTCTCCGCACAGCCCTCTTCCGCGTGCTGGATCGCAAAGGCCTGAATGTCATCACTGCCAACAAAATCGAAGAAGCCAAAGTTCTTTGCCAGGGTGACAGCCCGGTGGATCTGGCCATTGTCGATTTGAATCTTCCGGACGGCGACGGCATCGAGTTCATGACTTATTTAAAGTCACTGACTCCGGCAACTGAAGTGATCATCCTGACCGGTCATGCCACTATTGAATCCGCAATCCGCGCGACTCAAAAAGGGGCCTTCCACTTTGTGACCAAACCCTTCAATCTTGAAGAGCTGATGAGTCTGATTGAAAAAGCCCTGACGCACAAAAAACTGCAGCAGGAAAATCAGCAACTGCGCTCTGAACTGAACAAGAAATACAAATTCGACCAGATCATCGGAACCAGCGACCAGATTCAGAATGTTCTGCGCATGATTGAACGCGTAGCTGATTCTGATTCGACAGTTTTGGTAACTGGTGAATCCGGAACCGGTAAAGAACTGATTGCCCGCGCGATTCATTATAATTCCTCGCGCGCGCAGGGGCCGTTTGTACCGATCAACTGTGGTGCGATCCCTTCTGAACTTCTGGAAAGCGAACTGTTCGGTCATATGAAAGGTGCCTTCACCGGCGCAATTGCCAACCGTGTGGGCCGTTTTGAAATGGCCGACGGAGGCACGATCTTCCTGGATGAAATCGGTGACCTGGAACCGTCCCTGCAGGTGAAACTTCTGCGTGCTTTGCAGGAAAGAAGTTTTGAGCCGGTAGGATCCACAAAAACTGTCAGCGTGAATGTTCGTGTGATTGCCGCCACCAACCTGAATCTGGAAGAAGCTGTGGAAAACGGCAAGTTCCGTGAGGATCTGTTCTATCGCCTGAATGTGATTCCAATCACCGTTCCGGCCTTGCGCGAACGCAAGAGCGACATCCCGATGCTGTTAAATCACTTTATGGATATCTTCAATAAAACCAAAGGCCGCGGGCTGACCGGCATCACTTCTGATGCTTTGGACTGTCTGGTGAATTATCCTTGGCCAGGAAATATCCGCGAACTTGAAAACCTGGTCGAGCGCATGACGATCCTTAAAGGCCAGGGTCAGGTGGATATTTCCGATTTGCCTTTGAAATACAAATCCGGCAAGACGGCGTCGACTGAAATTGGCGGTCTGGAAATCCCGGATGTGGGCATGGACTTTAACTCGGCAGTGGATGCTTACGAAAACGCCCTGATTCTGAAGGCTCTGGAAAAAACCGGATGGAATCGCAATCAGGCCGCCGCTTTGCTAAGACTGAACCGCACAACACTGGTGGAAAAGATCAAAAAGAAAGGTCTGACCCCGCCAAACGAAATCACCCCGACTTAA
- a CDS encoding transporter substrate-binding domain-containing protein: MKLLVLMILLVGSISAAAQTAELKPMVMGLPFQVKRVKAILQYQDFVNTTLVDAGYKVTVHTSKGRLTSQMLVGGELDAVTYDDKTWTEGRDKTVSVSFPIIRTRARIFYLADNQKFNEAKLKKFKGGFSTNNIALNKEAERRKLKYINTVSPLQSVVDLLAGKIDYFVAIQEVGLSVIESHPEAKGKVVMGKLVFLEVPLYMTFAKRFDPDMPKIEAAFKKALTGDLSKYPLIMENLNKEP, encoded by the coding sequence ATGAAACTTTTGGTCTTGATGATTCTTCTTGTGGGTTCAATTTCTGCTGCCGCTCAGACAGCAGAGCTGAAGCCCATGGTGATGGGTCTGCCGTTTCAGGTAAAACGCGTGAAGGCCATCTTGCAGTATCAGGATTTCGTAAATACCACTCTGGTTGATGCCGGATACAAGGTCACGGTTCATACCTCCAAGGGTCGGCTGACCAGTCAGATGCTGGTGGGCGGAGAGCTGGATGCCGTCACCTATGATGATAAAACCTGGACAGAAGGTCGGGACAAAACTGTATCGGTTTCTTTTCCAATCATTCGCACGCGTGCGCGGATTTTCTATCTGGCCGATAATCAGAAATTCAACGAAGCCAAGCTGAAAAAATTCAAAGGCGGATTTTCCACCAATAACATCGCCCTGAATAAAGAGGCCGAACGACGAAAGCTAAAATACATCAACACGGTCAGCCCTTTGCAAAGCGTGGTGGATCTTCTGGCCGGAAAGATTGATTATTTTGTCGCGATTCAGGAGGTGGGTTTGAGTGTGATCGAATCCCATCCCGAGGCCAAGGGTAAAGTCGTCATGGGAAAACTGGTGTTTTTGGAAGTGCCACTGTACATGACCTTTGCAAAGAGATTTGATCCTGACATGCCGAAAATCGAGGCGGCTTTTAAGAAGGCACTGACCGGAGATCTTTCCAAGTATCCGCTGATCATGGAAAATCTGAACAAAGAACCCTGA
- the speB gene encoding agmatinase, with product MEYKPLSGREFPRFSAIKTFFRLPYVSIEADYEVGIFGIPYDGGVSYRPGGRFAPAKVRDVSSLGRGFHMTRMENFFENLKVADIGDCPTVPIDQKQTYEKIEKFVGEVLSHNKRFLAVGGDHSTTLPVLRALRKKYGKPLAFIHFDAHLDTYPAAWGQEYHHGAFARHAVEEGLVDPKKMVQIGIRGPLAGGDDLTFVNKHGIRVITVDEIRNQPITEFLKTLPTFDETPTYISYDIDNLDPSCAPGTGTPVPGGLTTYEVQRIFRALKIPNLVGGDVVEISPPFDHADITALAGMDALFEMLHLFPIKK from the coding sequence ATGGAATACAAACCGTTAAGCGGGCGCGAGTTTCCGCGTTTTTCTGCAATTAAAACTTTCTTCAGATTGCCGTATGTTTCTATCGAAGCCGACTATGAAGTCGGGATCTTTGGTATCCCGTATGACGGTGGGGTGTCTTATCGTCCGGGCGGCCGTTTTGCACCGGCGAAAGTGCGTGATGTTTCCAGCTTGGGTCGTGGCTTCCATATGACCCGCATGGAAAACTTCTTTGAAAACCTGAAGGTGGCCGACATCGGCGACTGTCCAACGGTGCCGATTGATCAAAAACAGACTTACGAAAAAATTGAAAAGTTTGTGGGTGAGGTTCTAAGTCACAACAAACGTTTCCTGGCAGTGGGCGGGGATCATTCCACGACTTTGCCGGTGCTGCGTGCTTTAAGAAAAAAATACGGCAAGCCTTTGGCGTTCATTCACTTTGATGCGCACTTGGACACTTATCCGGCGGCCTGGGGGCAGGAATACCATCACGGGGCATTTGCCCGTCACGCGGTGGAAGAAGGCCTGGTGGATCCAAAGAAAATGGTACAGATTGGTATTCGTGGCCCGTTGGCCGGGGGCGATGATCTGACTTTCGTGAACAAACACGGTATCCGTGTGATCACCGTGGATGAAATCCGCAATCAGCCAATCACAGAATTCCTGAAAACCCTGCCGACGTTTGACGAAACTCCGACTTATATCAGCTATGACATCGACAATCTGGATCCAAGCTGTGCGCCGGGTACCGGCACGCCCGTTCCGGGGGGCCTGACGACTTACGAAGTTCAGCGCATCTTCCGTGCGTTGAAGATTCCGAATCTGGTGGGCGGCGACGTGGTGGAGATTTCTCCTCCCTTTGACCACGCTGACATCACTGCGTTGGCCGGCATGGATGCTCTTTTTGAAATGCTGCACCTGTTTCCCATCAAGAAGTAA
- a CDS encoding A/G-specific adenine glycosylase gives MTTLPRMAAQHDYKTDHKQLTQWYNKNKRSLPWRENKNPYRIWLSEVMLQQTTVVAVIPYFEKFLQKFPTVQDLANAPEADVMEAWAGLGYYSRARNLHKAAKALAAGGFPKTAAELLELPGFGPYTSRAVASIAFGEKVGVLDGNVIRVLSRRYGLKLEWWNGKGRDHLQKISDELSLLGQADVVNQGLMELGATVCTPQKIMCMLCPWAATCVSREKNLVEKLPLKKPRKESEVWVWKPLVSIKNQKVALVQNDYAPFLKGQMIFPGEISMEKNKPKAYDAKHNITHHDIFIQITEKKSLTGKNLQWVDLKELKKVNPSSLLQKVLHKVEL, from the coding sequence TTGACTACATTACCGCGCATGGCGGCCCAACACGATTACAAGACAGATCACAAGCAACTGACCCAGTGGTACAACAAGAACAAACGTTCTCTGCCATGGCGGGAAAACAAGAACCCGTATCGTATCTGGCTTTCAGAAGTCATGTTGCAACAGACCACTGTTGTTGCTGTCATTCCTTACTTCGAAAAGTTCCTGCAAAAGTTCCCGACCGTACAGGATCTGGCAAACGCCCCCGAAGCCGACGTGATGGAGGCCTGGGCGGGGCTTGGTTACTATTCCCGCGCCCGCAATCTGCACAAGGCAGCCAAAGCACTGGCCGCCGGTGGTTTTCCAAAAACCGCCGCTGAATTGCTGGAGCTTCCGGGCTTTGGCCCTTACACCTCCCGCGCAGTCGCAAGCATCGCCTTCGGTGAAAAGGTGGGTGTGCTGGACGGAAATGTCATTCGAGTTTTGTCCCGCCGCTATGGCCTGAAGCTGGAATGGTGGAACGGCAAAGGCCGTGATCACCTGCAAAAGATCTCGGACGAGCTTTCCCTGCTGGGGCAGGCTGATGTCGTCAATCAGGGCCTGATGGAGCTGGGTGCCACCGTATGCACTCCTCAGAAGATCATGTGCATGCTGTGCCCGTGGGCGGCGACCTGCGTGTCCCGCGAAAAAAACCTGGTGGAAAAACTGCCGCTAAAAAAGCCGCGCAAAGAATCCGAGGTCTGGGTCTGGAAACCATTGGTGTCCATTAAAAATCAGAAGGTGGCTTTGGTACAGAATGATTATGCCCCCTTCCTGAAAGGCCAGATGATTTTCCCTGGGGAAATCAGCATGGAAAAAAACAAGCCCAAAGCCTATGATGCCAAACACAACATTACCCATCATGATATCTTTATTCAGATCACTGAAAAGAAATCACTGACGGGCAAAAACCTGCAGTGGGTTGATTTGAAAGAACTGAAGAAGGTCAATCCTTCTTCCTTACTCCAGAAAGTACTGCACAAGGTTGAACTATGA
- a CDS encoding PD40 domain-containing protein has product MKWMNPAIVALCFLATGCSHLSVTKDVLTPDYLLAKGSKQITFLGDNDHPRFSEDNDKLIYTSRSRSSHKGSQIYEMDLAKNKERRVTFSDGDAFDAIYISSAEILYSSTTDEIKESPLLNKTFDKEYPPSDLYMSDLYGTEIVRLTQQPGYDGQSLFVTHALKPAILFTSRRGGLTGIYRLDLKNLPVSLISAEKDKEKRFPTISPDSKQLVWVEKDLKANTQSLVAFKLKEKIPVVLKSQEGEYRDLQFAPRSPARLFYSILRKGEKQWQLEVYDLEKQCTQVVFKGNDSLASPVVSNESQERLAFTRSFQDKKQIYIVALPADLGPCLEAAPSDTLKK; this is encoded by the coding sequence ATGAAGTGGATGAATCCGGCGATCGTGGCCCTTTGTTTTCTTGCAACGGGTTGTTCACATTTGAGTGTCACCAAAGACGTTCTGACTCCGGATTATCTGCTGGCCAAAGGCTCCAAACAAATCACGTTCCTGGGTGACAACGATCACCCGCGTTTTTCTGAAGACAACGACAAGCTGATTTACACCAGCCGCAGCCGATCATCCCACAAGGGCTCACAAATCTACGAAATGGATCTGGCGAAAAACAAAGAGCGCCGGGTGACGTTCTCTGACGGTGACGCCTTTGATGCGATCTATATCAGTTCCGCAGAAATTCTTTATTCTTCCACTACCGATGAAATTAAAGAAAGCCCGCTGCTGAACAAAACTTTCGACAAAGAATATCCTCCGTCAGATCTGTACATGAGTGACCTTTACGGCACTGAAATTGTGCGTCTGACCCAGCAACCGGGCTATGACGGACAAAGTCTGTTCGTGACCCATGCTTTGAAGCCTGCAATTCTGTTCACCTCCCGCCGTGGTGGCCTGACGGGCATCTATCGTCTGGATCTGAAGAACCTGCCGGTCAGTTTAATCTCTGCAGAAAAAGACAAAGAAAAACGCTTCCCAACAATTTCCCCCGACAGCAAACAACTGGTATGGGTGGAAAAGGATCTGAAAGCCAACACGCAAAGTCTGGTGGCCTTTAAGCTGAAAGAAAAAATCCCCGTGGTTTTAAAAAGCCAGGAGGGTGAATACCGCGATCTGCAGTTTGCCCCAAGATCCCCGGCCCGTCTGTTTTACAGCATCCTGCGCAAGGGTGAAAAACAGTGGCAGCTGGAAGTCTATGATCTGGAAAAGCAGTGCACGCAGGTTGTATTCAAAGGCAATGACTCTTTGGCGTCCCCGGTGGTTTCCAATGAATCCCAGGAGCGCCTGGCATTTACTCGCAGTTTTCAGGACAAGAAACAAATTTACATTGTCGCCTTGCCAGCGGATTTAGGCCCTTGCCTGGAAGCCGCCCCTTCAGATACCCTGAAGAAGTGA
- the hemB gene encoding porphobilinogen synthase has protein sequence MKLTQRPRRNRNTEALRQMVAETELRVSQLVLPLFLVDGKDQQQAISTMPGIFRLSPDLTLKLIEKAVGLGVKSFDLFPALPESKKDKYGTESLNPNGLMPTTLKMIRDKFPDVTLITDVALDPYSSDGHDGIVENGKILNDETVELLAKMSLVHARAGADIISPSDMMDGRVGAIREALDNEGFTNTGILSYSVKYASCFYGPFREALDSAPKFGDKKTYQMDFRNTREALREIDLDVAEGADMVMVKPALSYLDVIAKVKAHTHLPVAAYNVSGEYSLIKAGHKAGIMDETRGMVETLYSIRRAGADVIFTYFALEMAQWLRDNRN, from the coding sequence GGTTCTACCCCTGTTTTTGGTGGATGGAAAGGACCAACAGCAGGCCATTTCCACTATGCCGGGCATTTTCCGCTTAAGCCCGGACCTGACCCTGAAACTGATCGAAAAAGCCGTCGGTCTGGGGGTCAAATCCTTCGACCTTTTCCCAGCCCTGCCAGAGTCCAAAAAAGACAAGTACGGAACAGAATCTTTGAACCCGAACGGCTTAATGCCAACGACTCTCAAAATGATTCGCGACAAGTTCCCGGACGTGACTTTGATTACTGACGTGGCTTTGGATCCCTATTCTTCTGATGGTCATGATGGAATTGTTGAAAACGGCAAAATCCTTAATGACGAAACGGTCGAACTTTTGGCGAAGATGTCTTTGGTTCATGCGCGCGCGGGGGCTGATATTATTTCCCCATCCGACATGATGGATGGCCGTGTGGGGGCGATTCGCGAAGCTTTGGATAATGAAGGTTTTACGAACACCGGCATTCTTTCTTACTCGGTGAAATATGCTTCCTGCTTCTATGGTCCGTTCCGTGAAGCTTTGGATTCTGCGCCTAAGTTCGGTGATAAAAAAACCTATCAGATGGATTTCCGTAACACGCGTGAAGCTTTGCGCGAGATTGACCTGGATGTCGCCGAAGGCGCGGACATGGTCATGGTAAAACCTGCCTTGAGCTATCTGGATGTGATCGCGAAAGTGAAAGCCCACACGCACTTGCCGGTGGCAGCTTACAATGTCAGTGGTGAATACAGCCTGATCAAGGCCGGTCACAAAGCCGGCATCATGGATGAAACCCGCGGCATGGTGGAAACCCTTTATTCCATCCGTCGCGCCGGGGCTGATGTGATCTTCACGTACTTCGCTCTGGAAATGGCCCAGTGGCTGCGCGATAATCGCAATTAA